One stretch of Rathayibacter festucae DSM 15932 DNA includes these proteins:
- the xseA gene encoding exodeoxyribonuclease VII large subunit, whose product MTDAPPTADAPWPVGLLASKIKGWIERLGTAWVEGEITQWGVSGGNVYGKLKDLSGDATVGFTVWSSVRARLPADLKQGDRVIALVKPNYWVKGGTLSMQVFEMRHVGLGDLLEKLERLRRQLASEGLFEPARKQRLPFLPHGIGLITGKDSDAEKDVLRNAQLRWPAVRFRVVHAAVQGERTVSEVTSALRTLDADASIDVIVIARGGGDFQNLLGFSDESLVRAVAACTTPVVSAIGHEADRPLLDDVADLRASTPTDAAKRVVPDVSDELLRVQQARLRMTTRVSGLVSHEIDRLSQLRSRPVLAQPRVLVDQRSEELTRWVARGAELVERRIERAHLEVERLHGQLRALSPQHTLDRGYAIVQNGSGHVVRTPQDAAEGEALVLTLAEGAVAARSTGPAADPAGRG is encoded by the coding sequence ATGACAGACGCCCCTCCCACCGCCGATGCTCCCTGGCCGGTCGGTCTGCTCGCGAGCAAGATCAAGGGCTGGATCGAGCGCCTCGGCACCGCGTGGGTCGAGGGTGAGATCACGCAGTGGGGCGTCTCCGGCGGCAACGTCTACGGCAAGCTGAAGGACCTCTCCGGCGACGCCACCGTCGGCTTCACGGTCTGGTCCTCCGTCCGGGCCCGCCTCCCGGCGGACCTCAAGCAGGGCGACCGGGTGATCGCCCTGGTCAAGCCGAACTACTGGGTCAAGGGCGGCACGCTCTCGATGCAGGTGTTCGAGATGCGGCACGTCGGACTCGGCGATCTGCTCGAGAAGCTCGAGCGACTGCGCCGGCAGCTCGCCTCGGAGGGGCTGTTCGAGCCCGCGCGCAAGCAGCGGCTGCCCTTCCTCCCGCACGGGATCGGCCTGATCACCGGCAAGGACTCCGACGCCGAGAAGGACGTCCTCCGCAACGCGCAGCTGCGCTGGCCGGCCGTCCGCTTCCGCGTCGTGCACGCCGCCGTGCAGGGCGAGCGCACGGTGTCCGAGGTGACCTCCGCCCTGCGCACCCTCGACGCCGACGCGAGCATCGACGTGATCGTCATCGCCCGCGGCGGCGGCGACTTCCAGAACCTGCTCGGCTTCAGCGACGAGTCCCTCGTGCGGGCGGTCGCGGCCTGCACCACCCCCGTGGTCAGCGCGATCGGGCACGAGGCGGACCGCCCGCTGCTCGACGACGTCGCGGACCTCCGCGCCTCCACCCCGACCGACGCGGCGAAGCGGGTCGTCCCGGACGTCTCCGACGAGCTGCTCCGGGTGCAGCAGGCGCGGCTGCGGATGACCACCCGCGTCAGCGGCCTCGTCTCGCACGAGATCGACCGCCTGTCGCAGCTGCGCTCCCGGCCGGTCCTCGCGCAGCCCCGGGTCCTCGTCGACCAGCGCTCGGAGGAGCTGACCCGCTGGGTCGCCCGCGGTGCCGAGCTGGTCGAGCGGCGGATCGAGCGGGCCCACCTCGAGGTCGAGCGCCTGCACGGGCAGCTCCGCGCGCTCTCGCCGCAGCACACCCTCGACCGCGGCTACGCGATCGTGCAGAACGGCAGCGGTCACGTGGTCCGCACCCCGCAGGACGCGGCCGAGGGCGAGGCGCTCGTGCTCACCCTCGCCGAGGGCGCCGTCGCCGCCCGCTCGACCGGGCCCGCGGCCGACCCCGCCGGCCGCGGCTGA
- a CDS encoding 4-hydroxy-3-methylbut-2-enyl diphosphate reductase → MPRMPRATGRLRDEPVDGAKRVLLAAPRGYCAGVDRAVVAVEKAIEHYGAPVYVRKQIVHNVHVVSTLESQGAIFVEEVDEVPEGSHIVFSAHGVSPAVVQGAADRGLQAIDATCPLVTKVHREAVRFARDDFEILLIGHEGHEEVEGTAGEAPDHVTLVGSPDDVPNIVVKDPDKVVWLSQTTLSVDETMETVRRLRERFPNLQNPPSDDICYATQNRQVAIKKVAEHAELVIVVGSANSSNSVRLVEVALEYGAKAAYRIDYASEIKQEWLDGIRTVGVTSGASVPEVLVREVLDDLAAAGYGDVEEVKTAEEDLMFSLPKELRKDVAGKRDARGAGGRVSASVSA, encoded by the coding sequence ATGCCGCGCATGCCCCGCGCTACCGGGCGCCTGCGCGACGAGCCCGTCGACGGCGCCAAGCGGGTGCTCCTCGCCGCCCCGCGCGGCTACTGCGCCGGCGTCGACCGCGCGGTCGTCGCCGTCGAGAAGGCCATCGAGCACTACGGCGCCCCCGTCTACGTGCGCAAGCAGATCGTGCACAACGTGCACGTCGTCTCCACGCTCGAGAGCCAGGGCGCGATCTTCGTCGAGGAGGTCGACGAGGTCCCCGAGGGCTCGCACATCGTCTTCAGCGCGCACGGCGTCTCGCCGGCGGTCGTGCAGGGCGCGGCCGACCGGGGCCTCCAGGCGATCGACGCGACCTGCCCCCTGGTCACCAAGGTGCACCGCGAGGCCGTCCGCTTCGCGCGCGACGACTTCGAGATCCTCCTGATCGGCCACGAGGGGCACGAGGAGGTCGAGGGCACCGCGGGCGAGGCCCCCGATCACGTGACCCTGGTCGGCAGCCCCGACGACGTCCCGAACATCGTGGTGAAGGACCCGGACAAGGTCGTCTGGCTCTCGCAGACCACGCTCTCGGTCGACGAGACGATGGAGACGGTGCGCCGCCTCCGCGAGCGCTTCCCCAATCTGCAGAACCCGCCGAGCGACGACATCTGCTACGCCACCCAGAACCGCCAGGTCGCGATCAAGAAGGTCGCCGAGCACGCCGAGCTGGTCATCGTGGTCGGCTCGGCCAACTCCTCGAACTCGGTCCGCCTCGTCGAGGTCGCGCTCGAGTACGGCGCGAAGGCCGCGTACCGGATCGACTACGCCAGCGAGATCAAGCAGGAGTGGCTCGACGGCATCCGCACCGTCGGCGTCACCAGCGGCGCCTCGGTGCCCGAGGTCCTCGTGCGCGAGGTGCTCGACGACCTCGCCGCCGCCGGCTACGGCGACGTCGAGGAGGTCAAGACGGCCGAGGAGGACCTGATGTTCTCGCTCCCCAAGGAGCTCCGCAAGGACGTCGCCGGAAAGCGCGACGCCCGCGGGGCCGGCGGACGCGTGAGCGCCTCCGTCAGCGCCTGA
- a CDS encoding DUF6264 family protein → MTNAHDQPSGSPRPEPQYGEYAPPGWSWTPPEDAVVVPDPRGSETDPRPATAPSARTVAHPVDRLITIILLALGVFFAVPTLLDPSSFATTLSELYTSQGIGTYASPDLARTLGLVVALAQALIVAFAVWISIRRLRAGKRAVLVPILGIVATVVLSLTVAAIAILGDPTFADYVSRMSAGTGTDV, encoded by the coding sequence GTGACGAACGCACACGACCAGCCGAGCGGCTCCCCGCGCCCGGAACCGCAGTACGGCGAGTACGCGCCGCCCGGCTGGTCGTGGACGCCTCCGGAGGACGCCGTCGTCGTCCCCGACCCGCGAGGGTCCGAGACCGATCCGCGGCCCGCCACCGCGCCGTCGGCGAGGACCGTCGCGCACCCCGTCGACCGGCTGATCACGATCATCCTGCTGGCGCTCGGCGTCTTCTTCGCCGTGCCGACGCTGCTCGACCCGTCGAGCTTCGCCACCACGCTCTCCGAGCTCTACACGAGCCAGGGCATCGGCACCTACGCCTCCCCCGATCTCGCCCGCACCCTCGGGCTGGTCGTGGCGCTCGCGCAGGCGCTGATCGTCGCGTTCGCGGTCTGGATCTCGATCCGCCGGCTGCGGGCCGGCAAGCGCGCCGTGCTGGTGCCGATCCTGGGGATCGTCGCGACGGTCGTGCTCTCGCTGACGGTCGCGGCCATCGCCATCCTCGGCGATCCGACCTTCGCCGACTACGTCTCGCGGATGTCCGCCGGGACCGGCACGGACGTCTAG
- the fbaA gene encoding class II fructose-bisphosphate aldolase, whose amino-acid sequence MPVATPDQYAEMLDKAKKGGFAYPAFNVSSSQTINSVLQGLSEAGSDGIIQVTTGGADYFAGHTVKNRAAGAIAFAKFATEVAKNYPVTVALHTDHCPQNALEGFVYPLIAASEEEVKAGREPLFQSHMWDGSAVPLDENLKIAQEILPRVKAINAILEVEIGVVGGEEDGVSHDINEHLYTTLDDAIATVEALGFGEQGRYMAALTFGNVHGVYKPGNVRLRPELLREIQDGLQKKYGTEALPLDLVFHGGSGSTDEEIAEAVRNGVVKMNIDTDTQYAFSRSVADTVLKNYDGFLKVDGEVGNKKVYDPRSWGKIAESAMAVRVAEATRQLGSAGHSGK is encoded by the coding sequence ATGCCCGTCGCTACCCCGGACCAGTACGCAGAGATGCTCGACAAGGCGAAGAAGGGCGGCTTCGCGTACCCCGCGTTCAACGTCTCCTCCTCGCAGACCATCAACTCGGTGCTGCAGGGCCTGTCCGAGGCCGGCTCGGACGGCATCATCCAGGTCACGACCGGAGGCGCCGACTACTTCGCCGGCCACACGGTCAAGAACCGCGCCGCCGGTGCGATCGCCTTCGCGAAGTTCGCCACCGAGGTCGCCAAGAACTACCCGGTCACGGTCGCGCTGCACACCGACCACTGCCCGCAGAACGCGCTCGAGGGCTTCGTCTATCCGCTGATCGCCGCCTCCGAGGAGGAGGTCAAGGCCGGTCGCGAGCCGCTCTTCCAGTCGCACATGTGGGACGGCTCGGCCGTGCCCCTCGACGAGAACCTGAAGATCGCCCAGGAGATCCTGCCGCGCGTGAAGGCGATCAACGCGATCCTCGAGGTCGAGATCGGCGTCGTCGGCGGCGAGGAGGACGGCGTCTCGCACGACATCAACGAGCACCTCTACACCACGCTCGACGACGCGATCGCGACCGTCGAGGCCCTCGGCTTCGGCGAGCAGGGCCGCTACATGGCCGCGCTGACCTTCGGCAACGTCCACGGCGTCTACAAGCCCGGCAACGTGCGACTGCGCCCCGAGCTGCTCCGCGAGATCCAGGACGGCCTGCAGAAGAAGTACGGCACCGAGGCCCTCCCGCTCGACCTCGTCTTCCACGGCGGCTCCGGCTCGACCGACGAGGAGATCGCCGAGGCGGTCCGCAACGGCGTCGTGAAGATGAACATCGACACCGACACCCAGTACGCCTTCAGCCGCTCGGTCGCCGACACGGTGCTGAAGAACTACGACGGCTTCCTCAAGGTCGACGGCGAGGTCGGCAACAAGAAGGTCTACGACCCGCGCTCGTGGGGCAAGATCGCCGAGTCCGCCATGGCCGTCCGCGTCGCCGAGGCGACCCGCCAGCTCGGCTCCGCCGGCCACTCCGGGAAGTAG
- the glpX gene encoding class II fructose-bisphosphatase: MELVRATEAAAIRAVPFIGKGDKNAADGAAVDAMRTFLGTVNFDGVVVIGEGEKDNAPMLYNGEHVGNGSGPAADIAVDPIDGTSLTAAGRQNALSMIAVADRGAMFDPSAVFYMEKIVTGPEGVGIIDIQRPIGENIRALARAKRKPVDEMRIAVLDRPRHAQLIDDIRAAGAGTRLLLDGDVAGGINAARHDSRVDMCVGTGGTPEGIITACAIRALGGVIQGILRPKDDDERQRAIDAGHDLDRVLHANDLVRSDNTYFVATGVTNGGLVKGVRKEGHIITTESIVLRSRSGTIRRVTAQHLAEKWV; encoded by the coding sequence ATGGAGCTCGTCCGAGCCACCGAGGCGGCGGCGATCCGCGCCGTCCCCTTCATCGGCAAGGGCGACAAGAACGCCGCCGACGGCGCCGCCGTCGACGCGATGCGCACCTTCCTCGGCACCGTCAACTTCGACGGGGTCGTCGTCATCGGCGAGGGCGAGAAGGACAACGCGCCGATGCTCTACAACGGCGAGCACGTCGGCAACGGCTCCGGGCCGGCCGCCGACATCGCCGTCGACCCGATCGACGGCACCTCGCTGACCGCGGCGGGCCGGCAGAACGCGCTGTCGATGATCGCCGTCGCCGACCGCGGGGCGATGTTCGACCCGTCCGCCGTCTTCTACATGGAGAAGATCGTCACCGGGCCCGAGGGCGTGGGGATCATCGACATCCAGCGCCCGATCGGCGAGAACATCCGCGCGCTCGCGCGGGCCAAGCGCAAGCCCGTCGACGAGATGCGGATCGCGGTGCTCGACCGCCCGCGGCACGCGCAGCTGATCGACGACATCCGCGCCGCCGGTGCCGGCACGCGGCTGCTGCTCGACGGCGACGTCGCGGGCGGCATCAACGCCGCTCGGCACGACTCGCGGGTCGACATGTGCGTCGGCACCGGTGGGACGCCCGAGGGCATCATCACCGCGTGCGCGATCCGCGCGCTCGGCGGCGTGATCCAGGGCATCCTCCGCCCCAAGGACGACGACGAGCGCCAGCGCGCGATCGACGCCGGCCACGACCTCGACCGCGTCCTGCACGCGAACGACCTGGTCCGCAGCGACAACACCTACTTCGTCGCCACCGGCGTGACCAACGGCGGTCTGGTGAAGGGCGTCCGCAAGGAGGGCCACATCATCACCACCGAGTCGATCGTCCTGCGCTCGCGCTCGGGCACGATCCGCCGCGTGACGGCCCAGCACCTTGCGGAGAAGTGGGTCTAG
- a CDS encoding DNA recombination protein RmuC produces MELSFVLGLAVGALLAAVVAVLLARARTPDTALALELATAQARAEGLEERHESVVEQHREHLGSARDQIRELQEQLRVVAERERHDARILQTLSPVAESLRGMQESVRRLESERAAQFGAITEQLEGQRLAGERLRSTTETLASALRSSASRGAWGETQLRNVVEAAGLTQRVDFDVQFGLEGEGGKGRADMVVRLPGGKAIAVDAKVPFDAYLEASAIPAGTGAEEEARRTGLLRAHVRALRGHIDALAGRAYWTGLPASPEFVIAFIPSEPLLASALDADPTLLEYAFRKRVALASPVTLWSVLKTVAYTWQQDVLTDDAKRLLDLGKTLYARLATLADHAEGLRRSIEKTVDSYNAFAGSLETRVLVTARQFDTLDESRVIAPAGGVTTSPRRLTAVELLAPDERTA; encoded by the coding sequence ATGGAACTCAGCTTCGTCCTCGGCCTCGCGGTCGGCGCGCTCCTCGCCGCCGTCGTCGCCGTGCTCCTCGCCCGCGCCCGCACTCCCGACACCGCGCTCGCCCTCGAGCTGGCCACCGCGCAGGCGCGGGCCGAGGGGCTCGAGGAGCGGCACGAGTCCGTCGTCGAGCAGCACCGCGAGCACCTCGGCTCCGCCCGCGACCAGATCCGCGAGCTGCAGGAGCAGCTGCGGGTCGTCGCCGAGCGCGAGCGCCACGACGCGCGGATCCTGCAGACGCTCTCCCCCGTCGCCGAGAGCCTGCGCGGGATGCAGGAGTCGGTGCGCCGCCTCGAGAGCGAGCGCGCCGCGCAGTTCGGCGCCATCACCGAGCAGCTGGAGGGGCAGCGGCTCGCCGGGGAGCGGCTCCGCTCGACCACCGAGACGCTCGCCTCGGCGCTGCGCTCGAGCGCCAGCCGCGGTGCGTGGGGCGAGACGCAGCTGCGCAACGTGGTGGAGGCGGCCGGGCTGACGCAGCGGGTCGACTTCGACGTGCAGTTCGGCCTGGAAGGCGAGGGCGGGAAGGGCCGCGCCGACATGGTCGTGCGCCTCCCCGGCGGCAAGGCGATCGCCGTGGACGCGAAGGTGCCGTTCGACGCCTACCTCGAGGCGAGCGCGATCCCCGCGGGGACGGGTGCCGAGGAGGAGGCGCGGCGCACCGGGCTGCTGCGCGCGCACGTGCGCGCCCTCCGCGGGCACATCGACGCCCTCGCCGGCCGCGCCTACTGGACCGGGCTGCCGGCGAGCCCGGAGTTCGTCATCGCCTTCATCCCCAGCGAGCCGCTGCTCGCCAGCGCGCTCGACGCCGACCCGACGCTGCTGGAGTACGCGTTCCGCAAGCGGGTCGCCCTCGCCTCGCCGGTGACGCTCTGGTCGGTGCTGAAGACCGTCGCGTACACCTGGCAGCAGGACGTCCTGACCGACGACGCGAAGCGGCTGCTCGACCTCGGAAAGACGCTCTACGCCCGCCTCGCCACCCTCGCCGACCACGCCGAGGGGCTGCGCCGCTCGATCGAGAAGACGGTCGACTCCTACAACGCCTTCGCAGGCTCGCTCGAGACCCGCGTCCTCGTCACCGCGCGCCAGTTCGACACCCTCGACGAGTCCCGCGTGATCGCGCCGGCCGGCGGCGTCACGACGTCCCCGCGCCGCCTGACGGCCGTCGAGCTCCTCGCCCCGGACGAGCGCACGGCCTGA
- a CDS encoding hemagglutinin has product MSPADPSPAAASPSAVRRRRGGTAALAALAVVLLLTGASDLSAAAAPATEVPGIRMWTDLAGGVDESGFDPGDIVSDEVFFDGGALGPLTVQAFLNARVPSCAGTDVPCLRDYAEDTGDVAADEQCDAYLGGQDVSAAEIVSAVAGACDVSPAVLLTLLQKEQSLVTDSAPSERQFRSATGYGCPDTADCDSDYFGFFGQVYGAAWQFQRYRNPDSSFDWYPVGETSEIQYSPDAACGTAPVRIENAATAGLYYYTPYQPNAAALANLYGSGDACSAYGNRNFWRIFSNWFGDPRAGE; this is encoded by the coding sequence ATGAGCCCGGCCGATCCCTCACCGGCCGCCGCCTCCCCGTCCGCCGTCCGACGGCGCCGCGGAGGGACGGCGGCCCTCGCCGCCCTCGCGGTCGTGCTGCTGCTCACCGGAGCCTCGGACCTGAGCGCCGCGGCCGCTCCCGCGACCGAGGTGCCCGGCATCCGGATGTGGACGGACCTGGCCGGCGGCGTGGACGAGTCCGGCTTCGACCCGGGCGACATCGTCTCGGACGAGGTCTTCTTCGACGGCGGCGCGCTCGGCCCGCTGACCGTTCAGGCGTTCCTGAACGCGCGGGTGCCCTCCTGCGCCGGAACCGACGTCCCCTGCCTGCGCGACTACGCCGAGGACACCGGCGACGTCGCCGCCGACGAGCAGTGCGACGCGTATCTCGGCGGGCAGGACGTCTCCGCCGCGGAGATCGTCAGCGCGGTCGCGGGCGCCTGCGACGTCAGCCCCGCCGTGCTGCTGACACTGCTGCAGAAGGAGCAGTCGCTCGTCACCGACAGTGCGCCGAGCGAGCGGCAGTTCCGCAGCGCCACCGGCTACGGCTGCCCGGACACGGCCGACTGCGACAGCGACTACTTCGGCTTCTTCGGCCAGGTCTACGGTGCGGCCTGGCAGTTCCAGCGCTACCGGAACCCCGACAGCAGCTTCGACTGGTACCCGGTCGGCGAGACCAGCGAGATCCAGTACTCGCCCGATGCCGCGTGCGGGACCGCTCCGGTGCGGATCGAGAACGCGGCGACGGCGGGGCTCTACTACTACACGCCGTATCAGCCGAACGCCGCGGCGCTGGCGAACCTCTACGGCTCGGGCGACGCATGCTCGGCCTACGGCAACCGCAACTTCTGGCGCATCTTCAGCAACTGGTTCGGCGACCCGCGCGCGGGGGAGTGA
- a CDS encoding exonuclease domain-containing protein has protein sequence MPIDFTAIDFETANSHGASACSVGLVKVRDGRVVDRAGWLIRPPYGYDDFLEWNTRIHGIRKHDVHGAASWVEQFADLVAFAGEDVFVAHNAGFDMSVIRAACAATALELPAYDYLCSLQLARRTYQLESYRLPSVAFAAGYDDFRHHDASADAEACAAIVVHAARRHGAGSLAELGELAGVSVKRLRPKAPVAA, from the coding sequence GTGCCCATCGACTTCACCGCCATCGACTTCGAGACCGCCAATTCGCACGGAGCGTCCGCCTGCTCGGTCGGGCTGGTGAAGGTCCGCGACGGCCGCGTCGTCGACCGCGCAGGCTGGCTCATCCGCCCGCCCTACGGCTACGACGACTTCCTCGAGTGGAACACCCGCATCCACGGCATCCGCAAGCACGACGTGCACGGCGCGGCCTCCTGGGTCGAGCAGTTCGCCGACCTCGTCGCCTTCGCCGGCGAGGACGTCTTCGTGGCCCACAACGCCGGCTTCGACATGAGCGTCATCCGCGCCGCCTGCGCCGCGACCGCGCTCGAGCTCCCCGCCTACGACTACCTCTGCTCGCTCCAGCTCGCCCGCAGGACCTACCAGCTCGAGTCCTACCGCCTGCCGTCCGTCGCGTTCGCCGCCGGCTACGACGACTTCCGCCATCACGACGCCTCGGCCGACGCCGAGGCCTGCGCCGCGATCGTCGTACACGCCGCCCGCCGGCACGGGGCCGGGAGCCTGGCCGAGCTCGGCGAGCTGGCCGGAGTCTCGGTCAAGCGCCTGCGGCCGAAGGCGCCGGTCGCCGCCTGA
- the ychF gene encoding redox-regulated ATPase YchF — protein MALTIAIVGLPNVGKSTLFNALTKNTVLAANYPFATIEPNVGVVNLPDSRLEVLAGIFGSERILPAPVSFVDIAGIVRGASEGEGLGNKFLANIREADAIAQVIRGFEDADVVHVDGKVDAASDMETINTELVLADLQTLEKAEARYEKELKGKKIEPIVLETAKKAREFLDTGKPLSASSIELEPIRELGLLTAKPFIYVFNVDEAVLTDEARKAELAALVAPAHAIFLDAKIESELIDLDEADAAEMLESTGQTESGLNQLASIGFDTLGLQTYLTAGPKETRAWTIGKGWTAPQAAGVIHTDFQKGFIKAEIISFDDLVETGSIAEARAKGKARIEGKDYVMQDGDVVEFRFNV, from the coding sequence GTGGCTCTCACTATCGCAATCGTCGGACTCCCCAACGTCGGCAAGTCGACGCTCTTCAACGCGCTGACCAAGAACACGGTGCTCGCCGCGAACTACCCGTTCGCGACGATCGAGCCCAACGTCGGAGTCGTGAACCTGCCCGACTCCCGCCTCGAGGTGCTCGCCGGCATCTTCGGCTCCGAGCGCATCCTCCCCGCGCCCGTGTCGTTCGTCGATATCGCCGGCATCGTCCGCGGCGCCTCGGAGGGCGAGGGCCTGGGCAACAAGTTCCTCGCCAACATCCGCGAGGCGGACGCGATCGCCCAGGTCATCCGCGGCTTCGAGGACGCCGACGTCGTGCACGTCGACGGCAAGGTCGACGCCGCGAGCGACATGGAGACGATCAACACCGAGCTCGTCCTCGCCGACCTGCAGACCCTCGAAAAGGCCGAGGCGCGCTACGAGAAGGAGCTGAAGGGGAAGAAGATCGAGCCCATCGTCCTCGAGACGGCGAAGAAAGCCCGTGAGTTCCTCGACACCGGCAAGCCGCTCTCGGCGTCCTCGATCGAGCTCGAGCCGATCCGCGAGCTGGGCCTGCTGACCGCGAAGCCCTTCATCTACGTCTTCAACGTCGACGAGGCCGTGCTGACCGACGAGGCGCGCAAGGCCGAGCTGGCCGCGCTGGTCGCCCCCGCGCATGCGATCTTCCTCGACGCCAAGATCGAGTCCGAGCTGATCGACCTCGACGAGGCCGACGCTGCCGAGATGCTCGAGTCCACCGGCCAGACCGAGTCGGGCCTCAACCAGCTCGCGTCCATCGGCTTCGACACCCTCGGCCTGCAGACCTACCTGACGGCGGGCCCGAAGGAGACGCGGGCCTGGACGATCGGCAAGGGCTGGACCGCCCCGCAGGCGGCCGGCGTGATCCACACCGACTTCCAGAAGGGCTTCATCAAGGCCGAGATCATCTCGTTCGACGACCTCGTCGAGACCGGCTCCATCGCCGAGGCGCGCGCGAAGGGCAAGGCCCGCATCGAGGGCAAGGACTACGTGATGCAGGACGGCGACGTGGTGGAGTTCCGCTTCAACGTCTGA
- a CDS encoding DUF2510 domain-containing protein, translating to MDDERAAPAGWYRDDAHPGSMRWWDGTAWTDARRSAEDSAPGDPDEQEKRRLPDTAPEHVEYRLPHSAGTPTVDAVDEAERIEEIAAVVGRPLRVGEISDQILDVVLVPEPDHPTGTPAVSVRAGGRVIGYLPDAYRRSPALPGLSRVVASRAAPSTTARLRAERTEEGLRASVTVALVAPELLIPLNAPPQERYSILPWGRAVQVQREDEHFVRLAGVVPEGGRGLLLVTLHPVGGLVEIRLDGDRVGELTAAMSEQFAPTLRHLAGLGLTAVAYCSLQGSPLRAELTLQAARAAELPADWVDGRPATLPRLVPGATEAPPAYVAPLRPTPRTSEAVARSTRRTVAWVVVGVCTLVGLSSWIIGDILN from the coding sequence GTGGACGACGAACGCGCCGCACCTGCGGGCTGGTACCGCGATGACGCCCACCCGGGGTCGATGCGCTGGTGGGACGGCACCGCCTGGACCGACGCCCGCCGCTCCGCGGAGGACTCGGCGCCCGGCGACCCGGACGAGCAGGAGAAGCGCAGGCTGCCGGACACCGCGCCCGAGCACGTCGAGTACCGCCTCCCCCACTCCGCCGGCACCCCCACGGTCGACGCCGTCGACGAGGCGGAGCGGATCGAGGAGATCGCCGCCGTCGTCGGCCGCCCGCTGCGCGTGGGCGAGATCTCGGATCAGATCCTCGACGTCGTCCTCGTGCCCGAGCCGGACCACCCCACCGGCACTCCCGCCGTCTCGGTCCGCGCCGGCGGACGCGTGATCGGCTACCTCCCCGACGCCTACCGTCGCTCCCCCGCGCTTCCCGGGCTCTCCCGCGTGGTCGCGAGTCGCGCCGCCCCCAGCACCACCGCCCGGCTCCGCGCCGAGCGGACGGAGGAGGGACTGCGCGCCTCCGTCACGGTCGCCCTCGTCGCCCCCGAGCTGCTGATCCCGCTCAACGCTCCGCCCCAGGAGCGCTACTCGATCCTGCCCTGGGGCCGTGCCGTGCAGGTGCAGCGCGAGGACGAGCACTTCGTCCGTCTGGCCGGCGTGGTCCCCGAGGGCGGCCGCGGGCTCCTCCTCGTGACGCTCCACCCCGTCGGCGGCCTCGTGGAGATCCGCCTCGACGGCGACCGCGTGGGCGAGCTGACCGCGGCGATGTCCGAGCAGTTCGCGCCCACCCTCCGTCACCTCGCCGGCCTCGGCCTCACCGCCGTCGCCTACTGCTCGCTCCAGGGCTCGCCGCTCAGAGCCGAGCTGACGCTGCAGGCCGCCCGCGCCGCCGAGCTGCCCGCGGACTGGGTCGACGGCCGCCCGGCGACCCTCCCCCGGCTGGTCCCCGGCGCCACGGAGGCGCCGCCCGCCTACGTAGCGCCGCTGCGCCCGACCCCGCGCACCTCGGAGGCCGTGGCCCGGTCCACCCGCCGCACCGTCGCCTGGGTCGTCGTCGGCGTCTGCACACTGGTCGGCCTCTCCAGCTGGATCATCGGCGACATCCTCAACTGA
- a CDS encoding SDR family NAD(P)-dependent oxidoreductase: MTRFEGSVVLVLGASGGLGRLIADELEQRGATVVRSGRRGADLGDAPLVADLLGEDAPQRLVVEVLRRHGRLDGVIVAAGVVAFGPSAELDPAVLEELVDVNALAPIRVLTASFAALSASGNRPFAVTISGVVAEAPTAGLAAYSASKAALYSFVRASAREYRKAGVLLLDARPGHTETALSQHPLAGTAPRFGAGHSPESVAARIVRAVEDGETDLPPAAFDA; the protein is encoded by the coding sequence ATGACTCGATTCGAAGGCTCCGTCGTCCTCGTCCTCGGTGCCTCCGGCGGGCTCGGGCGGCTGATCGCGGACGAGCTGGAGCAGCGCGGCGCGACCGTGGTCCGCTCCGGGCGCCGCGGCGCCGACCTCGGCGACGCGCCGCTCGTCGCCGATCTGCTCGGCGAGGACGCCCCGCAGCGCCTGGTGGTCGAGGTCCTCCGCCGACACGGGCGCCTCGACGGCGTCATCGTCGCGGCCGGCGTCGTGGCCTTCGGCCCCTCGGCCGAACTCGATCCGGCGGTACTCGAGGAGCTCGTCGACGTGAACGCCCTGGCGCCGATCCGCGTGCTCACGGCGTCGTTCGCCGCCCTGTCCGCCTCCGGGAATCGGCCCTTCGCGGTCACGATCAGCGGGGTGGTCGCCGAGGCACCGACCGCCGGTCTCGCGGCGTACTCCGCCTCCAAGGCGGCCCTGTACTCGTTCGTCCGGGCATCGGCCCGGGAGTATCGGAAGGCGGGCGTCCTCCTGCTCGACGCGCGGCCCGGCCACACGGAGACCGCGCTGTCGCAGCACCCGCTGGCGGGCACGGCTCCGCGTTTCGGCGCAGGGCACTCGCCGGAGTCGGTCGCGGCGCGCATCGTCCGCGCCGTCGAGGACGGCGAGACGGACCTGCCGCCGGCGGCCTTCGACGCCTAG